A stretch of the Camelina sativa cultivar DH55 unplaced genomic scaffold, Cs unpScaffold00382, whole genome shotgun sequence genome encodes the following:
- the LOC104772981 gene encoding receptor-like protein 12 isoform X2 has product MNSFLNGPLRYDSSLFRLQHLHSLVLGSNNFSGTLPNSIGNLKYLRVLSLGDCHLFGKIPSSLGNLTYLTNLDLSVNDFTGELPDSMGNLNKLTELHLRSAKLSGKFPSVLLNMSELTLINLGSNQFEGMLPSNMSSLSKLVDFEVTGNSFSGSIPSSLFMLPSLATLVLGRNNFNGPLDFGNMSSPSNLIVLSLLENNFSGPIPESISKLVGLFYLDLSLWNTERAMVDFNMFLQLESLMFLDLSYINTRSTLDTSIFSPLLSLGYLDLSGINLKTSSTLSLPSPMGTLILASCNIAEFPKFLENQTTLYYLDISANRIEGQVPEWLWSLPDLKYVNISQNSFSGFEGPVDVIQRCGELIMLDISSNAFHHPFPLLPNSTTIFLGSDNRFSGEVPRTICKLVSLDTLVLSNNNFNGSIPRCFENFNTTLSVLHLRNNNFSGTFSEESVSEHLRSVDVGRNRLSGELPKSLINCTRLEFLNVEDNIISDRFPLWLRSLPSLQILVLRSNDFHGPISFPGESSSFNKLRIFDISENRFSGVLPSHYFAGWSAMSSVIDIVDVIPSRYAGRDDSGNYQNSVTMTAKGSKIELVGSVFAIYKTIDVSGNKFKGGIPESIALLKELIVLNMSNNAFTSSIPPALSNLTNLESLDLSKNRLSGKIPPELGKLTFLAQMNFSYNRLEGPIPQGTQIQSQKSSSFAENPGLCGVPLQETCGGGGEEEELKKEQGEQKEQVFSWIAAAVGYVPGLVCGLTIGHILTSYKREWFMRIFHYFT; this is encoded by the coding sequence ATGAACAGTTTTCTCAATGGCCCTTTGAGATATGATAGTAGCCTGTTTAGACTACAACATCTTCACAGCCTTGTTCTTGGCTCGAATAATTTTTCGGGTACTCTACCAAATTCCATAGGCAACCTCAAATATTTGAGGGTATTGAGTCTTGGTGATTGCCATCTCTTTGGAAAGATTCCTTCTTCGCTTGGGAATCTTACTTATCTCACTAATCTTGATCTTTCTGTTAATGATTTCACCGGTGAGCTACCGGATTCAATGGGGAATCTAAACAAGCTAACAGAGTTGCATCTTAGATCAGCCAAGCTCAGTGGGAAATTTCCTAGTGTGCTACTCAATATGAGCGAGCTCACCTTGATCAACCTTGGTTCTAACCAGTTCGAAGGTATGCTCCCATCTAATATGAGTAGCCTTTCAAAACTAGTGGATTTTGAGGTTACTGGAAATTCATTTTCTGGATCTATCCCATCGTCTCTCTTCATGCTTCCTTCATTGGCCACCCTTGTCTTGGGAAGAAACAACTTCAACGGTCCTCTTGACTTTGGGAATATGTCTTCACCATCTAACCTTATAGTTTTGTCTCTTCTAGAAAACAACTTCAGTGGTCCAATCCCGGAGTCTATATCGAAACTAGTTGGACTCTTCTATCTTGACCTCTCTTTATGGAACACAGAGAGAGCCATGGTCGATTTCAACATGTTCTTGCAACTGGAGTCTCTCATGTTCCTTGACCTCTCTTATATTAATACAAGAAGCACACTTGACACAAGCATATTCTCACCTCTCTTGTCACTTGGTTACTTGGATCTTTCCGGGATTAATTTGAAGACCAGCTCTACGCTCAGTCTTCCCTCACCGATGGGTACCTTGATTTTAGCATCCTGCAATATTGCTGAATTCCCCAAGTTTCTAGAAAACCAAACCACTTTATACTATTTAGACATCTCTGCCAATCGAATTGAAGGCCAAGTACCGGAGTGGTTGTGGAGTCTACCAGATTTGAAGTATGTAAACATTTCTCAGAATTCGTTCAGTGGTTTTGAAGGACCAGTGGATGTTATTCAAAGATGTGGAGAACTAATCATGCTTGATATAAGTTCAAACGCATTCCACCATCCGTTTCCTTTGTTACCAAACTCTACGACGATCTTTCTAGGCTCTGATAATCGGTTCTCGGGAGAGGTTCCTAGGACAATATGCAAATTAGTTTCTCTTGATACACTTGTTCTatccaacaacaacttcaacggTTCTATTCCTCGGTGTTTTGAGAATTTTAATACTACTCTCTCGGTCTTGCATCTTCGTAATAACAACTTCTCAGGTACTTTTTCAGAGGAGTCTGTAAGTGAACACTTGAGATCAGTTGATGTTGGTCGCAACCGGTTATCAGGAGAACTTCCCAAGTCTTTGATCAACTGCACTCGTCTCGAGTTTCTTAACGTGGAAGACAACATAATCAGCGATAGATTTCCATTATGGTTGAGATCGTTGCCTAGTCTACAGATTCTTGTCCTCCGTTCTAACGACTTCCATGGGCCAATATCTTTTCCTGGAGAGTCTTCGAGCTTCAACAAGCTGCGGATCTTTGACATTTCAGAAAACCGCTTCAGTGGAGTCTTGCCATCACATTACTTTGCTGGTTGGAGTGCAATGTCATCAGTCATAGACATTGTAGACGTTATCCCGAGTAGGTATGCGGGACGTGACGACTCTGGAAACTATCAAAACTCAGTGACTATGACAGCTAAAGGATCGAAGATTGAGCTGGTTGGGAGTGTTTTCGCAATTTACAAAACCATTGATGTTTCCGGTAACAAATTCAAAGGAGGTATCCCTGAATCCATCGCTTTACTTAAGGAACTGATTGTGCTCAACATGTCAAACAACGCTTTCACAAGTTCTATTCCACCAGCTCTGTCAAACTTGACCAATCTTGAATCATTGGATCTATCTAAAAACAGATTATCCGGAAAAATCCCACCAGAGCTCGGGAAGCTCACGTTTCTAGCACAAATGAACTTTTCATACAACAGGCTTGAAGGTCCGATACCACAAGGCACTCAGATTCAAAGTCAAAAGAGCTCTTCATTCGCAGAGAATCCCGGGCTATGTGGTGTTCCTCTCCAAGAAACctgcggaggaggaggagaagaagaagaattaaagaAAGAGCAAGGTGAACAAAAAGAACAAGTATTTAGCTGGATTGCAGCTGCTGTAGGCTACGTACCTGGTCTTGTGTGTGGACTCACCATTGGCCACATTCTCACTTCATACAAACGTGAGTGGTTCATGAGAATCTTTCACTATTTTACTTGA
- the LOC104772984 gene encoding protein ECERIFERUM 26 (The sequence of the model RefSeq protein was modified relative to this genomic sequence to represent the inferred CDS: added 1 base not found in genome assembly) → MGRSQEQGQGQGPIHSIRLSTVGAARPTETGTTHEPTGLDLAMKLHYLKAAYIYSPETARDLTVRHMKESMFMLFDQIAWTTGRFSRRDSGRPYIKCNDSGTRFVEGQCNLTVEEWLSQPDRSVDEFLVYHQPIGPELTISPLIYVQLTRFKCGGLGLGLSWANIIGDSSSLFYAFNLWTKAITGEKIHAPTPSKGDRSFQSPNPTVKDPVSIKRVDPVGDLWVTPNNKKMATYCFNLSVADQISPHFPANGGNSVPVFEIISGIIWKCIAKVRAEPEPVTVTIIKNDPNDLKPNNAIRNSQVISSVQVDFPVAEATVEELVRAMGEAMDERFGIEEIGGSCDGNLDFVVYGAKLTFVDLSGEDLYGARVMGKSPDSVYCNVEGVGEEGLVVIYVAAKSEERVVTVTLPEEEMERVKLEFKKCGLIAP, encoded by the exons ATGGGTCGATCTCAAGAACAGGGACAGGGACAAGGTCCGATTCACAGCATCCGGTTATCGACGGTGGGTGCGGCCCGACCGACAGAGACAGGTACAACTCACGAACCAACCGGTTTAGACCTAGCCATGAAGCTTCATTACCTTAAGGCGGCGTATATTTACTCCCCCGAGACGGCACGTGACTTAACCGTGAGACACATGAAAGAGAGTATGTTCATGCTGTTCGACCAGATCGCTTGGACCACAGGCAGGTTCTCACGGAGAGACTCGGGGCGTCCGTACATCAAATGCAACGACTCTGGGACGCGTTTCGTGGAAGGTCAATGCAATCTCACTGTGGAAGAGTGGCTCAGTCAACCGGATCGGTCAGTTGATGAGTTTCTCGTTTACCATCAACCTATTGGACCGGAGTTGACGATCTCTCCGTTGATCTATGTTCAG TGACCCGGTTTAAATGCGGAGGATTAGGTTTGGGCCTGAGCTGGGCCAATATAATTGGAGACTCATCCTCTCTATTTTACGCCTTCAACTTATGGACTAAGGCCATTACCGGAGAAAAGATTCATGCCCCAACACCCTCTAAGGGAGACAGAAGCTTCCAAagtccaaacccaacggttaaAGACCCGGTTTCGATTAAACGGGTCGACCCGGTTGGAGATCTCTGGGTcactccaaacaacaagaaaatggCGACTTACTGTTTCAATCTCTCAGTCGCCGATCAGATATCACCACATTTTCCGGCGAACGGAGGTAACTCGGTTCCGGTGTTCGAGATCATCTCCGGGATCATATGGAAATGCATAGCTAAGGTTAGGGCGGAGCCAGAGCCTGTGACGGTTACGATCATCAAAAACGATCCGAACGATCTGAAACCTAATAACGCGATTCGTAACAGTCAGGTGATAAGTTCGGTTCAAGTTGATTTTCCGGTGGCGGAAGCGACGGTGGAGGAACTGGTGAGAGCTATGGGGGAAGCGATGGATGAGAGATTTGGAATCGAGGAGATCGGAGGGAGCTGTGATgggaatttggattttgttgtgTACGGTGCGAAATTGACGTTTGTGGATCTGAGTGGTGAGGATTTGTACGGAGCCAGAGTGATGGGGAAGTCGCCGGATTCGGTTTACTGTAATGTTGAAGGCGTAGGGGAGGAGGGGTTGGTGGTTATTTACGTGGCGGCGAAATCGGAGGAGAGGGTTGTGACGGTTACGTTGCCGGAGGAAGAGATGGAGAGGGTAAAATTGGAGTTTAAGAAGTGTGGTTTGATCGCGCCGTGA
- the LOC104772981 gene encoding receptor-like protein 12 isoform X1: MLHSCNQGKMTIWSFCLILFLSNSILVLASHVRHLCRADQKNALLEFKNEFYVQELNSNGIVGDKKTEKWRNNTDCCTWDGISCDPKTGKVVELDLMNSFLNGPLRYDSSLFRLQHLHSLVLGSNNFSGTLPNSIGNLKYLRVLSLGDCHLFGKIPSSLGNLTYLTNLDLSVNDFTGELPDSMGNLNKLTELHLRSAKLSGKFPSVLLNMSELTLINLGSNQFEENNFSGPIPESISKLVGLFYLDLSLWNTERAMVDFNMFLQLESLMFLDLSYINTRSTLDTSIFSPLLSLGYLDLSGINLKTSSTLSLPSPMGTLILASCNIAEFPKFLENQTTLYYLDISANRIEGQVPEWLWSLPDLKYVNISQNSFSGFEGPVDVIQRCGELIMLDISSNAFHHPFPLLPNSTTIFLGSDNRFSGEVPRTICKLVSLDTLVLSNNNFNGSIPRCFENFNTTLSVLHLRNNNFSGTFSEESVSEHLRSVDVGRNRLSGELPKSLINCTRLEFLNVEDNIISDRFPLWLRSLPSLQILVLRSNDFHGPISFPGESSSFNKLRIFDISENRFSGVLPSHYFAGWSAMSSVIDIVDVIPSRYAGRDDSGNYQNSVTMTAKGSKIELVGSVFAIYKTIDVSGNKFKGGIPESIALLKELIVLNMSNNAFTSSIPPALSNLTNLESLDLSKNRLSGKIPPELGKLTFLAQMNFSYNRLEGPIPQGTQIQSQKSSSFAENPGLCGVPLQETCGGGGEEEELKKEQGEQKEQVFSWIAAAVGYVPGLVCGLTIGHILTSYKREWFMRIFHYFT, encoded by the exons atgtTGCATTCTTGTAATCAGGGGAAGATGACAATATGGAGCTTTTGTTTAATCTTGTTCCTTTCTAATTCGATACTTGTTTTAGCTTCTCATGTTAGGCACTTGTGTCGTGCAGACCAGAAGAATGCTCTTTTGGAGTTCAAGAACGAGTTCTATGTCCAAGAACTCAATTCCAATGGGATTGTTGGTGATAAGAAGACAGAGAAGTGGAGGAACAACACTGACTGCTGCACTTGGGACGGTATCTCTTGTGATCCTAAAACGGGTAAGGTAGTAGAGTTAGACCTCATGAACAGTTTTCTCAATGGCCCTTTGAGATATGATAGTAGCCTGTTTAGACTACAACATCTTCACAGCCTTGTTCTTGGCTCGAATAATTTTTCGGGTACTCTACCAAATTCCATAGGCAACCTCAAATATTTGAGGGTATTGAGTCTTGGTGATTGCCATCTCTTTGGAAAGATTCCTTCTTCGCTTGGGAATCTTACTTATCTCACTAATCTTGATCTTTCTGTTAATGATTTCACCGGTGAGCTACCGGATTCAATGGGGAATCTAAACAAGCTAACAGAGTTGCATCTTAGATCAGCCAAGCTCAGTGGGAAATTTCCTAGTGTGCTACTCAATATGAGCGAGCTCACCTTGATCAACCTTGGTTCTAACCAGTTCGAAG AAAACAACTTCAGTGGTCCAATCCCGGAGTCTATATCGAAACTAGTTGGACTCTTCTATCTTGACCTCTCTTTATGGAACACAGAGAGAGCCATGGTCGATTTCAACATGTTCTTGCAACTGGAGTCTCTCATGTTCCTTGACCTCTCTTATATTAATACAAGAAGCACACTTGACACAAGCATATTCTCACCTCTCTTGTCACTTGGTTACTTGGATCTTTCCGGGATTAATTTGAAGACCAGCTCTACGCTCAGTCTTCCCTCACCGATGGGTACCTTGATTTTAGCATCCTGCAATATTGCTGAATTCCCCAAGTTTCTAGAAAACCAAACCACTTTATACTATTTAGACATCTCTGCCAATCGAATTGAAGGCCAAGTACCGGAGTGGTTGTGGAGTCTACCAGATTTGAAGTATGTAAACATTTCTCAGAATTCGTTCAGTGGTTTTGAAGGACCAGTGGATGTTATTCAAAGATGTGGAGAACTAATCATGCTTGATATAAGTTCAAACGCATTCCACCATCCGTTTCCTTTGTTACCAAACTCTACGACGATCTTTCTAGGCTCTGATAATCGGTTCTCGGGAGAGGTTCCTAGGACAATATGCAAATTAGTTTCTCTTGATACACTTGTTCTatccaacaacaacttcaacggTTCTATTCCTCGGTGTTTTGAGAATTTTAATACTACTCTCTCGGTCTTGCATCTTCGTAATAACAACTTCTCAGGTACTTTTTCAGAGGAGTCTGTAAGTGAACACTTGAGATCAGTTGATGTTGGTCGCAACCGGTTATCAGGAGAACTTCCCAAGTCTTTGATCAACTGCACTCGTCTCGAGTTTCTTAACGTGGAAGACAACATAATCAGCGATAGATTTCCATTATGGTTGAGATCGTTGCCTAGTCTACAGATTCTTGTCCTCCGTTCTAACGACTTCCATGGGCCAATATCTTTTCCTGGAGAGTCTTCGAGCTTCAACAAGCTGCGGATCTTTGACATTTCAGAAAACCGCTTCAGTGGAGTCTTGCCATCACATTACTTTGCTGGTTGGAGTGCAATGTCATCAGTCATAGACATTGTAGACGTTATCCCGAGTAGGTATGCGGGACGTGACGACTCTGGAAACTATCAAAACTCAGTGACTATGACAGCTAAAGGATCGAAGATTGAGCTGGTTGGGAGTGTTTTCGCAATTTACAAAACCATTGATGTTTCCGGTAACAAATTCAAAGGAGGTATCCCTGAATCCATCGCTTTACTTAAGGAACTGATTGTGCTCAACATGTCAAACAACGCTTTCACAAGTTCTATTCCACCAGCTCTGTCAAACTTGACCAATCTTGAATCATTGGATCTATCTAAAAACAGATTATCCGGAAAAATCCCACCAGAGCTCGGGAAGCTCACGTTTCTAGCACAAATGAACTTTTCATACAACAGGCTTGAAGGTCCGATACCACAAGGCACTCAGATTCAAAGTCAAAAGAGCTCTTCATTCGCAGAGAATCCCGGGCTATGTGGTGTTCCTCTCCAAGAAACctgcggaggaggaggagaagaagaagaattaaagaAAGAGCAAGGTGAACAAAAAGAACAAGTATTTAGCTGGATTGCAGCTGCTGTAGGCTACGTACCTGGTCTTGTGTGTGGACTCACCATTGGCCACATTCTCACTTCATACAAACGTGAGTGGTTCATGAGAATCTTTCACTATTTTACTTGA
- the LOC104772983 gene encoding chaperone protein dnaJ 20, chloroplastic-like: protein MKCCYKSSSILSTKHHPFLYKQPISSLPPSPASFPSTLSYPTRTRFTSTRIQSRLIHDDPVKQSSQDLTFYDLLGVTDSVTLPEIKQAYKQLARKYHPDVSPPDRVEEYTDRFIKVQEAYETLSDPRRRVLYDRDLSMGFSFSFSGRRCNRYDEEVVEEKSEWKAKWQTQLSGLRRRSNQKDNDNSISWAARMRRQRQDSS, encoded by the exons ATGAAGTGTTGTTacaaatcatcatcaatccTCTCAACCAAACACCACCCATTCCTCTACAAACAACCAATCTCCTCTCTACCACCATCGCCAGCTTCGTTCCCATCAACTCTCTCttacccaacccgaacccgattCACATCCACCCGGATCCAATCTCGTCTCATCCACGACGATCCAGTCAAACAATCATCACAAGACCTAACCTTCTACGATCTTCTCGGCGTCACCGATTCAGTCACTCTCCCAGAGATCAAACAAGCCTATAAACAACTCGCTCGAAAATACCACCCGGACGTTTCGCCACCGGATCGGGTCGAAGAGTACACCGATCGGTTTATCAAAGTTCAAGAAGCTTACGAAACTCTCTCGGATCCTCGCCGGAGAGTTTTGTATGATCGTGATTTGTCTATGGGattttcattctctttctccGGTCGACGATGTAACCGATACGATGAG GAAgtggtggaggagaagagtGAGTGGAAGGCAAAATGGCAAACTCAGCTCTCAGGGCTAAGGAGAAGAAGCAATCAgaaagataatgataactcaatCTCTTGGGCTGCTAGAATGCGTCGTCAACGTCAAGATTCTTCTTGA
- the LOC104772981 gene encoding receptor like protein 30 isoform X3, producing the protein MLHSCNQGKMTIWSFCLILFLSNSILVLASHVRHLCRADQKNALLEFKNEFYVQELNSNGIVGDKKTEKWRNNTDCCTWDGISCDPKTGKVVELDLMNSFLNGPLRYDSSLFRLQHLHSLVLGSNNFSGTLPNSIGNLKYLRVLSLGDCHLFGKIPSSLGNLTYLTNLDLSVNDFTGELPDSMGNLNKLTELHLRSAKLSGKFPSVLLNMSELTLINLGSNQFEGMLPSNMSSLSKLVDFEVTGNSFSGSIPSSLFMLPSLATLVLGRNNFNGPLDFGNMSSPSNLIVLSLLENNFSGPIPESISKLVGLFYLDLSLWNTERAMVDFNMFLQLESLMFLDLSYINTRSTLDTSIFSPLLSLGYLDLSGINLKTSSTLSLPSPMGTLILASCNIAEFPKFLENQTTLYYLDISANRIEGQVPEWLWSLPDLKYVNISQNSFSGFEGPVDVIQRCGELIMLDISSNAFHHPFPLLPNSTTIFLGSDNRFSGEVPRTICKLVSLDTLVLSNNNFNGSIPRCFENFNTTLSVLHLRNNNFSGTFSEESVSEHLRSVDVGRNRLSGELPKSLINCTRLEFLNVEDNIISDRFPLWLRSLPSLQILVLRSNDFHGPISFPGESSSFNKLRIFDISENRFSGVLPSHYFAGWSAMSSVIDIVDVIPSRYAGRDDSGNYQNSVTMTAKGSKIELVGSVFAIYKTIDVSGNKFKGDYPEKSHQSSGSSRF; encoded by the exons atgtTGCATTCTTGTAATCAGGGGAAGATGACAATATGGAGCTTTTGTTTAATCTTGTTCCTTTCTAATTCGATACTTGTTTTAGCTTCTCATGTTAGGCACTTGTGTCGTGCAGACCAGAAGAATGCTCTTTTGGAGTTCAAGAACGAGTTCTATGTCCAAGAACTCAATTCCAATGGGATTGTTGGTGATAAGAAGACAGAGAAGTGGAGGAACAACACTGACTGCTGCACTTGGGACGGTATCTCTTGTGATCCTAAAACGGGTAAGGTAGTAGAGTTAGACCTCATGAACAGTTTTCTCAATGGCCCTTTGAGATATGATAGTAGCCTGTTTAGACTACAACATCTTCACAGCCTTGTTCTTGGCTCGAATAATTTTTCGGGTACTCTACCAAATTCCATAGGCAACCTCAAATATTTGAGGGTATTGAGTCTTGGTGATTGCCATCTCTTTGGAAAGATTCCTTCTTCGCTTGGGAATCTTACTTATCTCACTAATCTTGATCTTTCTGTTAATGATTTCACCGGTGAGCTACCGGATTCAATGGGGAATCTAAACAAGCTAACAGAGTTGCATCTTAGATCAGCCAAGCTCAGTGGGAAATTTCCTAGTGTGCTACTCAATATGAGCGAGCTCACCTTGATCAACCTTGGTTCTAACCAGTTCGAAGGTATGCTCCCATCTAATATGAGTAGCCTTTCAAAACTAGTGGATTTTGAGGTTACTGGAAATTCATTTTCTGGATCTATCCCATCGTCTCTCTTCATGCTTCCTTCATTGGCCACCCTTGTCTTGGGAAGAAACAACTTCAACGGTCCTCTTGACTTTGGGAATATGTCTTCACCATCTAACCTTATAGTTTTGTCTCTTCTAGAAAACAACTTCAGTGGTCCAATCCCGGAGTCTATATCGAAACTAGTTGGACTCTTCTATCTTGACCTCTCTTTATGGAACACAGAGAGAGCCATGGTCGATTTCAACATGTTCTTGCAACTGGAGTCTCTCATGTTCCTTGACCTCTCTTATATTAATACAAGAAGCACACTTGACACAAGCATATTCTCACCTCTCTTGTCACTTGGTTACTTGGATCTTTCCGGGATTAATTTGAAGACCAGCTCTACGCTCAGTCTTCCCTCACCGATGGGTACCTTGATTTTAGCATCCTGCAATATTGCTGAATTCCCCAAGTTTCTAGAAAACCAAACCACTTTATACTATTTAGACATCTCTGCCAATCGAATTGAAGGCCAAGTACCGGAGTGGTTGTGGAGTCTACCAGATTTGAAGTATGTAAACATTTCTCAGAATTCGTTCAGTGGTTTTGAAGGACCAGTGGATGTTATTCAAAGATGTGGAGAACTAATCATGCTTGATATAAGTTCAAACGCATTCCACCATCCGTTTCCTTTGTTACCAAACTCTACGACGATCTTTCTAGGCTCTGATAATCGGTTCTCGGGAGAGGTTCCTAGGACAATATGCAAATTAGTTTCTCTTGATACACTTGTTCTatccaacaacaacttcaacggTTCTATTCCTCGGTGTTTTGAGAATTTTAATACTACTCTCTCGGTCTTGCATCTTCGTAATAACAACTTCTCAGGTACTTTTTCAGAGGAGTCTGTAAGTGAACACTTGAGATCAGTTGATGTTGGTCGCAACCGGTTATCAGGAGAACTTCCCAAGTCTTTGATCAACTGCACTCGTCTCGAGTTTCTTAACGTGGAAGACAACATAATCAGCGATAGATTTCCATTATGGTTGAGATCGTTGCCTAGTCTACAGATTCTTGTCCTCCGTTCTAACGACTTCCATGGGCCAATATCTTTTCCTGGAGAGTCTTCGAGCTTCAACAAGCTGCGGATCTTTGACATTTCAGAAAACCGCTTCAGTGGAGTCTTGCCATCACATTACTTTGCTGGTTGGAGTGCAATGTCATCAGTCATAGACATTGTAGACGTTATCCCGAGTAGGTATGCGGGACGTGACGACTCTGGAAACTATCAAAACTCAGTGACTATGACAGCTAAAGGATCGAAGATTGAGCTGGTTGGGAGTGTTTTCGCAATTTACAAAACCATTGATGTTTCCGGTAACAAATTCAAAGGAG ATTATCCGGAAAAATCCCACCAGAGCTCGGGAAGCTCACGTTTCTAG